The DNA region AAGATAGAGCGTTATGGCATCCTCCCGGCCCGCTGTCGCCTTGGGCGATCCGTCGTTGGACGCAGCAATCGGCGCTGGGATGGACCGGGTGGAGGCGAAGCTGGCCTTGACGGTCGACTCGCCGGACCAGTTGGTGGCGGACGCCTCTGCGCATCTGCTCCGGTCTGGCGGGAAGCGACTGCGGCCGCTGCTTGTCCTTCTGGCTTCGAGCCTGGGTCGCGGCATTGACGACCAGGTGGTGGACGCGGCCGTGGTGGTGGAGCTCACCCACCTCGCGTCGCTGTACCACGACGACGTGATGGACGCCGCCCCTCTGCGGCGCGGCGCGCCCTCCGCGCATGAAGCCTTCGGACCCTCGGTCGCCATCCTGACAGGCGACCTCCTGTTCGCCAAGGCGTCGCAGATCGTGGCGGGCCTGGGACCGGAAATGGTCCGGCTGCAGGCGGAGACGTTCGAGCGGCTGTGCCTGGGCCAAATCCATGAGACGGTGGGCCCGCGCGGGGAGGACGACCCGGTGGCGTTCCACCTCCAGGTGTTGGCGGACAAGACGGGCGCCCTGATCGCCACTTCCGCCCGCTTCGGGGCGTTGCTGGGCGGCTGCCCG from Bifidobacteriaceae bacterium includes:
- a CDS encoding polyprenyl synthetase family protein, producing the protein MASSRPAVALGDPSLDAAIGAGMDRVEAKLALTVDSPDQLVADASAHLLRSGGKRLRPLLVLLASSLGRGIDDQVVDAAVVVELTHLASLYHDDVMDAAPLRRGAPSAHEAFGPSVAILTGDLLFAKASQIVAGLGPEMVRLQAETFERLCLGQIHETVGPRGEDDPVAFHLQVLADKTGALIATSARFGALLGGCPPAIVEALVGYGEAVGVAFQLADDIIDLTSPAEVTGKTPGTDLREGVPTMPQLLVQAAARRDLADGVAGSPDVALANAIEGDLSGDAALAAVVDQLRANPALEESRRIATTWANRAVAELAPLPKGPVRRALTDIADLFVSRLS